Proteins co-encoded in one Sporosarcina sp. FSL K6-1522 genomic window:
- a CDS encoding DUF4097 family beta strand repeat-containing protein, which translates to MAKKLLVMGVIILTVFGSVVSMNSGKKAFQQNEDLANVEQITLHADISNVVLAVVETNLNFEYTGEQSFFGKPEIEIDYDSGHAFIEVKTIPKNWMKLLPASRKRGTLRLNIPAKLLDEIHITTGQGNIDVESIDSVNRLTLSSNVGNVKIDSFIGESLAINLKNGSIDAGEINSEVTIKSQTGNLNGLAFATLKGVNNIHLSNGNVKIALPTEAISHDVGLNIYTKNGKIRPVNESLSGAAIVKQNAGQKIIKDSSAKNQLNIAVSVGNIEIN; encoded by the coding sequence TTGGCGAAAAAACTATTGGTGATGGGGGTTATTATTTTGACAGTATTTGGATCGGTGGTGTCAATGAATAGTGGCAAAAAAGCATTTCAACAGAATGAGGACTTAGCAAATGTTGAACAGATTACGCTTCACGCAGATATATCTAACGTAGTACTTGCAGTTGTCGAAACAAATTTGAACTTTGAATATACGGGAGAACAATCTTTTTTCGGTAAGCCCGAAATAGAAATTGATTACGATTCCGGGCATGCATTTATTGAGGTGAAGACTATCCCTAAAAACTGGATGAAGCTATTACCAGCTTCAAGAAAAAGGGGAACGTTACGATTGAATATCCCTGCAAAACTACTGGATGAAATTCACATTACTACTGGACAAGGAAACATAGATGTAGAAAGTATAGATAGCGTAAACCGATTAACGCTCAGTTCGAATGTTGGAAATGTGAAAATCGATTCTTTTATAGGTGAGTCGCTAGCTATAAATTTGAAGAACGGGTCTATAGATGCAGGTGAAATCAATAGCGAAGTTACGATTAAAAGTCAAACTGGCAATTTGAATGGTTTAGCCTTTGCTACACTTAAAGGTGTAAATAACATTCATTTGTCAAATGGGAATGTAAAGATAGCACTACCAACTGAAGCAATCTCTCATGATGTCGGATTGAATATTTATACAAAAAACGGGAAAATAAGACCTGTGAATGAAAGTCTATCAGGTGCTGCAATCGTAAAACAGAATGCCGGTCAGAAGATAATCAAGGATTCCAGCGCGAAAAATCAACTAAATATAGCTGTTTCAGTAGGGAATATAGAGATTAATTAA
- a CDS encoding GNAT family N-acetyltransferase — protein MEAKRITENNDLEKAFSIRKAVFVEEQGVALESEFDEFDTLNDRSEHILVYHQEQPVGTGRIRWVEGVGKLERICILEPYRKFGLGKVIIKALEEIAEDKGLLQVKLHGQTQAAGFYEKLGYQTSSGVFMEEGIPHILMMKELATKR, from the coding sequence TTGGAAGCCAAAAGAATAACAGAGAATAATGATTTAGAAAAAGCCTTTTCTATCCGAAAAGCAGTATTCGTTGAAGAACAGGGTGTGGCATTAGAGTCGGAGTTTGATGAATTCGATACATTGAATGATCGTTCGGAACATATTTTAGTTTATCATCAAGAACAACCTGTCGGAACTGGCCGTATCAGATGGGTTGAGGGTGTAGGGAAATTGGAGAGAATCTGTATTTTAGAACCTTATCGGAAATTTGGACTTGGGAAGGTTATTATAAAAGCGTTAGAAGAAATCGCAGAAGACAAGGGACTGCTTCAAGTTAAATTACATGGTCAAACGCAGGCAGCAGGTTTTTATGAAAAACTGGGCTACCAGACCTCGTCGGGTGTGTTCATGGAAGAAGGTATACCACATATTTTAATGATGAAAGAATTGGCTACTAAGCGTTAA
- a CDS encoding VWA domain-containing protein yields MSTISLKKNAARVVLEKKKLTGVIARVGIVLDISGSMRQLYRKGIVQDAVERILAVASQFDDDGSLDVWVYDNEFSRLPAVTEKDFVDYVDRQILNNDSIHKFGRNDEPQVMEDVILKYTKEEPSSEPVFLVFINDGGCKPGIKKSIVSSSTQPIFWQFIGIGNSNFDVLRKLDTMEGRFVDNANFFHLDYLENVSDEELYDQLLNEFPEWLEEAKQKGILR; encoded by the coding sequence ATGAGTACAATTTCATTAAAAAAGAACGCAGCGAGAGTTGTGCTAGAAAAGAAAAAACTCACTGGCGTTATAGCAAGAGTAGGAATTGTTTTGGATATTTCAGGTTCGATGCGCCAGTTATATCGAAAAGGGATTGTCCAAGATGCGGTTGAACGGATATTGGCAGTTGCGAGTCAATTTGATGATGACGGTTCTTTAGATGTGTGGGTATATGATAACGAATTTTCTCGCTTACCAGCTGTCACAGAGAAAGATTTTGTGGATTATGTAGATCGACAAATATTGAATAATGACAGTATCCATAAATTTGGGCGAAATGATGAACCTCAAGTAATGGAAGATGTCATTCTGAAATATACAAAAGAGGAACCGAGCAGTGAGCCTGTCTTCTTAGTGTTTATAAATGATGGCGGATGTAAACCAGGCATTAAAAAGTCGATTGTCTCGTCCTCGACACAACCAATTTTCTGGCAGTTTATTGGCATTGGAAATTCCAACTTCGATGTTTTAAGAAAGCTGGATACAATGGAAGGGCGATTCGTTGACAATGCGAATTTCTTCCACTTGGACTACTTGGAAAACGTATCTGATGAGGAGTTATATGACCAGTTATTAAATGAGTTCCCAGAATGGCTAGAAGAAGCGAAGCAAAAAGGGATTTTGCGTTAA
- a CDS encoding LysR family transcriptional regulator produces MNSYDAFIKIIETGSFTKAAEELSYTQSAISQMVHSLEKELSTTLILRSRKGITLTPDGEEFLPYIKNIRNSHLELLEKHNEMQGLQSGLIRIGTFSSVSCNWLPGLMKDFKEQYPAVQFELHQGEYTNISNWIKEGSVDFGFVNPTAISNLTTVPLQKDEMFAVLPTNHPLAVQHNVSLKELTSDPYILLDEGELSEPLTIFKQNDLAPNIQYRVHDDYTIMAMIEQGLGLTILPKLVLNRCPYNIVTKSIAPPVARTISLAYKNKKVLPIASRYFIDFIIERYGNSV; encoded by the coding sequence ATGAATTCGTATGACGCTTTTATCAAAATCATTGAAACAGGAAGTTTTACCAAAGCCGCTGAAGAGCTTAGCTATACACAATCTGCCATTAGTCAAATGGTTCATTCCTTGGAAAAGGAACTGTCGACTACGCTGATTTTACGCTCACGCAAAGGGATCACATTGACGCCAGATGGTGAGGAGTTTTTACCCTATATTAAAAATATACGTAATTCACATCTGGAATTGTTAGAAAAGCATAACGAGATGCAAGGACTGCAAAGTGGACTTATCCGAATTGGTACGTTTTCGAGTGTTTCATGCAATTGGCTACCGGGGCTGATGAAAGATTTTAAGGAACAATATCCAGCTGTTCAGTTTGAATTACATCAAGGGGAATATACGAATATTTCTAATTGGATTAAAGAAGGGAGTGTAGACTTCGGCTTTGTCAATCCAACTGCTATATCGAATCTGACAACCGTTCCACTACAAAAAGATGAAATGTTTGCGGTATTGCCAACTAATCATCCTTTAGCTGTGCAACACAATGTTTCCCTGAAAGAATTAACGAGTGATCCCTACATTCTTTTGGATGAAGGAGAACTAAGTGAACCGTTAACCATTTTCAAACAAAACGACTTAGCACCCAATATCCAATACCGGGTGCATGATGATTATACGATTATGGCCATGATTGAACAAGGGCTTGGGCTGACGATTTTACCTAAACTTGTCTTAAATAGATGCCCGTATAATATTGTGACGAAATCGATTGCTCCACCTGTTGCTCGGACAATCAGTTTAGCCTATAAAAACAAAAAGGTATTGCCGATAGCAAGTCGATATTTTATTGACTTTATCATCGAAAGATATGGCAATTCTGTTTGA
- a CDS encoding NAD(P)/FAD-dependent oxidoreductase, whose product MLLDCAIIGGGPAGLNAALVVARSGRKVILFDEDKPRNAVTQESHGFITRDGITPAEFKKVAQLDLMKYPNIAVHKQRVIDIQKVDEMFHIWSMDGSSYQAKKVILSTGLTDIMPQITGIHDFYGTSLFSCPFCDGWELKNRAVVVISEEPRAFHMAKMMYNWSQDLVVCTNGKSILSPEQKELFTRKNITVIEDEILHLEGDRGHLTKIRFKNGQEIARDGGLVTTSLQQAAPFAQTLGCTLNKMGSIETDILGRTNIAGVYASGDNSNSLSQVIIAAAEGSKAAIGVISDMINEEFEN is encoded by the coding sequence ATGTTGCTAGATTGCGCAATTATTGGTGGAGGACCAGCAGGTTTGAATGCTGCACTTGTTGTAGCGAGATCAGGAAGAAAGGTCATACTCTTTGATGAAGATAAACCGAGAAATGCTGTTACACAGGAGTCTCACGGATTTATCACAAGAGATGGAATCACCCCCGCTGAATTTAAAAAGGTCGCACAATTGGATTTGATGAAATACCCGAATATAGCTGTTCACAAGCAAAGAGTAATCGATATACAAAAAGTAGATGAAATGTTTCATATATGGTCAATGGACGGTAGCAGCTATCAAGCAAAAAAAGTGATTTTATCGACAGGGCTTACAGATATCATGCCTCAGATTACTGGCATTCATGATTTCTATGGGACTAGCCTGTTTAGTTGTCCATTTTGTGATGGTTGGGAATTAAAAAACCGTGCAGTAGTTGTCATATCAGAAGAGCCCCGCGCATTTCATATGGCTAAAATGATGTATAATTGGAGTCAAGATTTGGTCGTTTGTACGAATGGAAAAAGCATTCTCTCTCCAGAGCAGAAAGAGTTATTCACAAGGAAAAATATAACGGTCATAGAAGATGAAATACTGCATTTAGAAGGCGACCGCGGTCATTTGACAAAGATTCGATTTAAGAATGGGCAAGAAATTGCACGAGATGGTGGCTTAGTGACGACTAGCTTGCAACAAGCTGCTCCATTCGCACAAACTTTAGGCTGTACCTTAAACAAGATGGGGAGCATCGAAACTGATATATTGGGACGAACGAATATTGCAGGCGTTTATGCCAGTGGAGATAATTCTAATTCACTTTCCCAAGTAATCATTGCGGCGGCTGAAGGAAGTAAAGCGGCAATTGGCGTCATAAGTGATATGATAAATGAGGAATTTGAAAACTAA
- a CDS encoding O-methyltransferase, whose protein sequence is MKKINGYIDTVFTKQDALLEEVIASIEENGMPAISVSPSSGKLLTMLMTISGATNVLEIGALGGYSGICLARGFGNEGKLTSLELEERYATLAASNLAKAGFGDQVAYRTGPALHSLEQLASEGKRFDFFFIDADKENYENYLDACIGLAEPGALIVLDNVLARGSVADPEVQPKRYTAFMQVFNDTVANHPQLESLLIPLGDGMTVARVTK, encoded by the coding sequence ATGAAAAAAATTAACGGTTATATCGATACAGTGTTTACGAAGCAAGACGCTTTGTTGGAGGAAGTGATTGCTTCGATTGAAGAAAACGGCATGCCGGCTATATCGGTGTCGCCTTCTTCGGGCAAACTATTAACGATGCTGATGACGATTTCAGGTGCTACAAATGTCCTGGAAATTGGTGCACTTGGTGGTTATAGCGGAATTTGCCTTGCGAGAGGTTTCGGGAATGAAGGGAAGTTGACATCCCTTGAATTGGAGGAGCGGTACGCAACGTTAGCAGCAAGTAATCTAGCGAAAGCGGGCTTTGGAGATCAAGTAGCCTATCGAACGGGGCCTGCATTGCACAGCCTTGAACAATTAGCAAGTGAGGGAAAACGCTTTGATTTTTTCTTTATTGATGCGGATAAAGAAAACTATGAGAATTACCTAGATGCTTGCATTGGACTTGCGGAGCCGGGGGCGTTAATCGTCCTGGATAATGTATTGGCTAGAGGAAGTGTAGCGGATCCAGAGGTGCAACCAAAACGTTATACGGCATTCATGCAAGTATTTAATGATACAGTGGCGAATCATCCGCAATTGGAATCACTGCTGATTCCGCTTGGGGATGGGATGACGGTTGCAAGGGTGACGAAATAA
- a CDS encoding Rrf2 family transcriptional regulator, translated as MKFSKATNYALHTMLMLFTVSPDKPVRVQQLAESQDVSPTYLSKILTKLVKAGMIESISGANGGYRLSSKKDGITFLDIIHAIEGTASLFECDFVHGDECSIQAIMKEAEEKMHGYLKEMKLADLAQQQTKV; from the coding sequence ATGAAATTTTCGAAAGCGACGAATTATGCTCTCCATACTATGCTGATGCTCTTTACTGTTTCACCGGACAAACCGGTTAGAGTCCAGCAGTTGGCGGAATCTCAAGATGTTTCACCGACGTATCTTTCCAAAATTTTAACCAAGTTAGTGAAGGCTGGGATGATTGAATCGATTTCAGGAGCCAATGGGGGCTATCGATTATCGTCTAAAAAGGACGGCATAACGTTTTTAGATATTATTCATGCGATTGAAGGTACAGCCTCATTATTTGAATGTGATTTTGTTCACGGTGACGAATGCTCAATTCAAGCGATTATGAAAGAGGCAGAAGAGAAAATGCATGGTTATCTTAAAGAAATGAAACTAGCGGACTTGGCTCAACAGCAAACGAAGGTGTAA
- a CDS encoding class I SAM-dependent methyltransferase — protein MTEKLTFNSKNTIAYEENARVSIPTYDTLFAMVQSYFRTQLGEKEASLLVIGAGGGNELAAWGPSNPKWTFTGVDPSKEMLQMAENKSIQLGIESRVQLIQGTTADLPPSESKFDAASCILVLHFIEDVQQKLELLQTIKGKLKPGAPFVLVTAYGDPDDTELQDRINVWKSFFFDVGYDSSKLDEMGKGIMNISFIPEHHIEQLLEESGFTNITRFYSTGLFAGWICHAE, from the coding sequence ATGACAGAAAAACTTACATTTAATTCTAAAAATACGATTGCATACGAAGAAAACGCTCGTGTCTCGATTCCCACATACGACACGTTATTTGCGATGGTTCAATCCTATTTTCGAACTCAATTGGGCGAAAAGGAGGCATCATTGCTCGTGATTGGAGCGGGGGGTGGAAATGAACTAGCTGCATGGGGACCGTCTAATCCCAAATGGACATTTACCGGAGTGGACCCTTCTAAAGAGATGCTTCAGATGGCGGAGAATAAATCCATTCAACTTGGCATAGAAAGTCGTGTCCAACTTATTCAGGGAACGACTGCTGACCTGCCACCCTCAGAATCGAAATTCGACGCGGCAAGTTGTATTTTGGTTCTTCATTTCATAGAAGATGTCCAACAGAAGTTGGAATTGCTTCAAACCATTAAGGGTAAGTTGAAGCCGGGAGCTCCATTCGTGCTCGTGACCGCATACGGAGATCCTGATGATACCGAATTGCAAGACAGAATAAACGTATGGAAAAGCTTTTTCTTTGATGTCGGGTACGATTCGTCTAAATTGGACGAGATGGGCAAAGGGATTATGAATATTTCTTTCATTCCGGAACATCACATTGAGCAACTGTTAGAAGAATCCGGTTTTACGAATATAACCCGATTTTATTCAACGGGCCTTTTCGCAGGATGGATTTGCCATGCGGAATGA
- a CDS encoding LysE family transporter — translation MEPILHGIILAFGLILPLGVQNVFVFTQGVTQPHLLKALPAAITAAICDTLLIILAILGLSVIVLRFEWLRFGLLVVGILFLVYMGKVIWSSGAANVEGKEALPVKKQILFALSVSLLNPHALLDIVGVIGTSAVKYSGQEQLAFAATCIVVSWLWFLGLTIAGATLKRMKIASGVFILFNKCSAVFIWGTALYLVVGLFAS, via the coding sequence ATGGAACCAATTTTACATGGCATCATTTTAGCATTTGGGCTCATTTTACCTTTAGGTGTCCAAAACGTTTTTGTCTTTACACAAGGTGTGACACAACCACATTTGTTAAAGGCGCTACCTGCGGCAATCACGGCTGCTATTTGTGATACGCTGTTAATTATTTTGGCAATCTTAGGCTTATCGGTTATCGTATTGCGATTTGAATGGCTACGATTTGGCTTGTTAGTAGTAGGTATTCTATTTCTTGTCTATATGGGGAAAGTAATCTGGTCTTCTGGCGCGGCGAATGTAGAGGGGAAAGAGGCCTTACCTGTAAAAAAACAAATCCTGTTTGCGCTGTCTGTCTCGTTGCTAAATCCACATGCGCTTTTGGACATCGTTGGTGTCATTGGGACGAGCGCAGTCAAGTATAGTGGGCAGGAGCAGCTCGCCTTTGCCGCTACCTGTATTGTTGTATCCTGGCTTTGGTTTTTGGGTTTAACGATTGCAGGGGCAACATTGAAGAGAATGAAGATAGCGAGTGGGGTCTTTATTTTATTTAATAAATGTTCAGCAGTGTTTATCTGGGGAACGGCGTTGTATTTAGTGGTGGGGTTATTTGCAAGCTGA
- a CDS encoding DUF1835 domain-containing protein, giving the protein MIHLVFGAAAAGSLHHAFRRENHTIIGFPIDYSIGPLRNIHESSGSNHYFAWAQSSFHTTWDYFKGDQAVYRESLQQLLAIKNGEQVTIWTCENATEQIGLRISCYLLRDKDVELRFVNTYKAMHASMKGQDVRIDIRHTNGCCAKELTHFYKHYTCPISEELRSDYVQNGESLLSSKSMARSWRQGEIVDELETKDDSFILDCATRLHHEMPHLEYIDAIRLVGDVLGNAEQSLSDIWIEYRVRSLIHSKQLAYEGDLQSMRMYKVKVV; this is encoded by the coding sequence GTGATCCATCTAGTATTTGGGGCGGCTGCAGCAGGCAGTTTACACCATGCGTTTCGTAGGGAAAATCATACGATTATTGGATTCCCAATCGATTATTCTATTGGTCCTCTCAGAAATATTCACGAGAGTAGTGGCAGTAATCATTATTTTGCCTGGGCGCAATCTTCATTCCACACAACGTGGGACTACTTTAAAGGTGATCAAGCAGTTTATCGTGAGTCATTACAACAGTTGTTAGCCATAAAGAATGGTGAGCAAGTTACCATCTGGACGTGTGAAAATGCAACCGAGCAAATTGGCTTGCGAATCAGCTGCTATTTGTTGAGAGATAAGGACGTTGAATTACGTTTTGTTAATACATATAAAGCCATGCATGCTTCTATGAAGGGGCAGGATGTTCGAATTGATATTCGTCATACGAATGGATGTTGTGCTAAGGAGCTTACTCATTTTTACAAGCATTATACTTGTCCAATTTCAGAGGAACTGAGGAGCGATTATGTGCAAAATGGCGAAAGCTTGCTGAGCAGTAAAAGTATGGCTCGTTCTTGGCGGCAAGGAGAAATCGTTGATGAGCTAGAAACAAAAGACGATTCGTTTATATTGGACTGTGCTACAAGGTTGCATCATGAAATGCCACATCTCGAATATATAGACGCTATCAGGTTGGTTGGTGACGTGTTGGGGAATGCAGAGCAATCATTGTCTGACATCTGGATTGAATATCGCGTCCGTTCACTTATTCATTCGAAGCAATTGGCTTATGAAGGTGATTTACAGTCCATGCGGATGTATAAAGTAAAAGTTGTATAG
- a CDS encoding alpha/beta hydrolase — protein MTIDASVKAVLDYFPQLPKTLTPELINQIRQQQLLLIPAEEHRPTVKNVENLLIEGPNGDIPIRAYTPDTLEEKLPALVYYHGGGWTTGNVDTYDVVCRNLANSSGHKVISVDYRLAPEHRFPKGLEDCYAAAQWVFDHADTLQVIPYQISVGGDSAGGNYTAAVTLMAKERKGPNIKSQLLIYPATDALRSINDSPYESIRENASAPILTSSLTKSFWDHYLNNEEDAENTYASPIKAEDVSELPPALLITAQYDPLRDEGESYGARLQASGVDVDMHRYDGLIHGFIQLPIPINEDVFQMIGRFLNKRISSVSTK, from the coding sequence ATGACAATTGATGCATCTGTTAAAGCAGTTCTTGACTATTTTCCCCAACTACCCAAAACATTGACACCGGAGTTGATTAACCAAATTCGACAACAACAGTTATTGCTCATACCAGCAGAGGAGCACCGGCCAACTGTGAAAAACGTTGAAAACCTTCTCATTGAGGGACCCAATGGCGATATTCCAATCCGAGCCTATACACCAGATACCCTTGAGGAAAAACTCCCTGCCCTCGTCTACTATCACGGTGGCGGTTGGACAACCGGCAACGTCGACACATATGACGTCGTCTGCCGAAATCTAGCAAATTCGTCAGGTCACAAAGTCATTTCCGTCGATTATCGATTGGCACCGGAGCATCGTTTTCCGAAAGGGTTGGAAGATTGTTATGCTGCGGCACAATGGGTTTTCGATCATGCCGACACACTCCAAGTCATTCCATATCAGATTTCAGTCGGAGGAGATAGTGCGGGTGGCAACTATACAGCAGCCGTGACGTTAATGGCAAAAGAACGAAAAGGCCCTAACATCAAATCTCAATTATTAATTTATCCTGCGACTGATGCATTGCGCTCCATTAACGATTCACCGTACGAATCCATCCGAGAAAATGCATCGGCCCCTATTTTGACGAGCAGTCTGACGAAAAGCTTTTGGGATCATTATCTGAACAATGAAGAGGACGCAGAAAACACATATGCCTCCCCTATTAAAGCAGAGGATGTAAGCGAATTGCCACCCGCTTTGCTAATTACAGCCCAATATGATCCACTCCGTGATGAAGGTGAGTCATACGGTGCCCGTCTGCAAGCAAGTGGCGTCGATGTTGACATGCACCGTTATGATGGGCTAATTCATGGTTTCATCCAATTGCCGATTCCTATTAATGAAGACGTTTTTCAAATGATTGGGCGTTTTTTGAATAAGCGTATATCGTCCGTGTCGACGAAGTAA
- a CDS encoding PLP-dependent aminotransferase family protein: MHWQPNRSLPTSLAKQIVAWITEQITIGQWAQGTKLPPQRQLALSLGVNRSTLQEAFDELKADGILSSKVGSATFVSNDSWNMLVKQKQPNWQRYIEASIHKSNYQTIQLINEFEQDESIIRLGTGELAPSLLPTTDIQASLQQLQLDGKTMGYSSPQGNLKLRQAICDYVKKRGIHTTPENICIVSGGLQALQLIAVGLLETGSIVFQESFSYLNSVQPFQSFGMHLHSLTENQLQAKEIEWIRKKRQAIHYTIPTLHNPTGRVWSSEEKEAFYSMCESIQLPIIEDDVYFELVFDEPTPAIKSFDQSGQVLYLGSVSKTLSPGLRIGWVIASTPVIKRLADIKMQMDYGSSTISQEIVEHWLRTGLYEQHIQQLKAELQRRAQVMESLLTKHFHAIASWESPKGGFYIWCKCKEPIVTTELFRQLLKKKVLIHPGYIYAPYDTHHIRLSFAYSSDDELRRGMAILYHEIMQLLNRRHD; this comes from the coding sequence ATGCATTGGCAGCCGAATCGTTCGCTACCGACTAGTTTAGCAAAACAAATCGTCGCATGGATAACCGAGCAAATTACAATCGGCCAATGGGCACAAGGAACAAAATTACCGCCACAACGCCAGCTGGCCCTATCACTCGGCGTGAATCGAAGCACTCTCCAAGAGGCCTTTGACGAATTAAAAGCAGATGGCATTTTATCTTCCAAAGTCGGGTCTGCCACATTTGTCTCAAACGATTCTTGGAATATGCTTGTGAAGCAAAAACAGCCTAACTGGCAACGCTATATTGAAGCAAGTATTCACAAGTCCAACTACCAAACTATCCAGCTCATCAATGAATTCGAACAAGATGAATCGATCATTCGATTAGGGACAGGCGAACTTGCGCCTAGCTTATTACCAACTACGGACATACAAGCTTCACTCCAGCAGTTGCAATTGGATGGCAAAACAATGGGCTACTCTTCCCCACAAGGCAACCTAAAACTGAGACAAGCGATTTGCGACTATGTAAAAAAACGAGGCATTCACACAACGCCTGAAAACATTTGCATCGTGTCGGGCGGATTACAAGCTCTGCAATTAATCGCAGTTGGCTTGCTGGAAACAGGTTCTATTGTTTTTCAAGAATCCTTTTCCTATTTGAATTCCGTCCAGCCATTTCAGTCTTTCGGCATGCACCTGCATAGCCTGACTGAAAACCAATTGCAGGCCAAAGAAATAGAGTGGATCCGCAAAAAACGGCAAGCGATTCACTATACAATCCCCACTCTCCATAATCCAACCGGTCGTGTCTGGTCATCAGAAGAGAAAGAAGCCTTTTATTCAATGTGCGAATCCATCCAACTCCCCATTATTGAGGATGATGTCTATTTTGAATTAGTTTTTGATGAACCAACACCTGCTATTAAATCATTCGATCAATCAGGACAAGTCCTCTATCTTGGGAGTGTCTCCAAAACACTCAGCCCGGGATTACGAATTGGCTGGGTCATTGCATCTACACCTGTCATTAAACGATTAGCCGATATCAAAATGCAAATGGATTATGGATCAAGTACCATTTCACAAGAGATTGTCGAACACTGGCTTCGCACAGGCTTATATGAACAACATATTCAGCAGTTAAAAGCGGAACTACAACGCCGTGCTCAAGTTATGGAAAGCCTATTGACCAAACATTTCCATGCAATCGCTTCTTGGGAATCACCAAAAGGTGGTTTTTACATCTGGTGCAAATGTAAAGAGCCGATTGTCACAACAGAGTTGTTTAGGCAATTACTGAAGAAAAAAGTACTCATTCATCCTGGTTATATTTATGCACCTTATGATACGCACCATATCCGTCTGTCTTTCGCTTATAGTTCCGATGATGAGTTACGTAGAGGGATGGCTATTCTTTATCATGAAATCATGCAGTTGCTCAATAGGCGGCATGATTAA
- a CDS encoding RNA polymerase alpha subunit C-terminal domain-containing protein encodes MTTSKGNLRTCSKGHEYYKSSDCPVCPTCEQERKPADGFLAKLSAPARRALEHHGITTVQQLATYSEKEILQFHGMGPASLPKLRAALEESGLSFK; translated from the coding sequence ATGACAACTTCAAAAGGAAATTTACGGACATGCAGCAAAGGGCACGAATACTATAAGAGTAGCGATTGTCCGGTTTGTCCGACATGTGAGCAAGAAAGGAAACCTGCTGATGGGTTTCTGGCAAAACTTTCGGCACCTGCCAGAAGAGCGTTGGAGCATCATGGCATCACAACAGTGCAACAATTAGCGACATATAGTGAAAAAGAGATTTTGCAATTTCACGGCATGGGACCAGCTTCTTTGCCTAAACTTAGAGCTGCGTTAGAGGAGAGTGGCTTGTCGTTTAAATAG
- a CDS encoding MarR family transcriptional regulator, with protein MENSSNDVIRSLMEEMFEIQNKSKHFVEMLTYDEDLSENLILLLLRLKLHGHMRITEVSEAFMLTPGAATNMCDKLEDLNYIERIRIKTDRRVVNVALTTKGEKRVEEIFSKLPLEKLVTISTTLAEINHLFEKIIE; from the coding sequence GTGGAGAATTCTTCAAATGATGTTATTCGTAGTTTAATGGAAGAGATGTTTGAAATTCAAAATAAATCTAAGCATTTTGTAGAAATGCTTACTTATGATGAGGATCTTTCAGAAAATCTAATTCTTTTATTATTACGACTTAAATTACATGGGCATATGAGGATTACTGAAGTTTCTGAAGCCTTCATGTTAACCCCTGGGGCAGCAACGAATATGTGTGATAAACTTGAGGATTTAAATTATATTGAAAGAATAAGGATTAAAACGGATAGAAGGGTTGTTAATGTCGCACTTACAACAAAAGGAGAAAAAAGAGTAGAAGAGATATTTTCAAAACTACCATTAGAAAAGTTAGTAACGATTTCTACTACTTTAGCAGAAATCAATCATTTATTTGAAAAAATTATAGAGTAA